The following are encoded together in the Proteiniphilum saccharofermentans genome:
- the speA gene encoding biosynthetic arginine decarboxylase, giving the protein MRRWRIEDSEELYNINGWGNGYFSVNEKGHVQVTPRKQGGYSVDLSELMRELYLRDVSAPVLIRFPEILDNRIEKISQSFAIASKEYEYNAQNYIIYPIKVNQMRQVVEEIVSSGKRFNIGLEAGSKPELHAVLAINTDNDSLIICNGYKDESYIELALLAQKMGKKVFIVVEKLNELDLTIKIAKRLKVKPNIGIRVKLASSGSGKWEESGGDGSKFGLNSSELLEALEVLKTNKMEDCFQLIHFHIGSQITKIRRIKTALREAAQFYVQLHAMGFKIQYVDIGGGLGVDYDGTRSSFTENSINYSIQEYVNDSVFAFVDAANKNELPHPDIITESGRALTAHHSVLIFEVLETATLPAWPEDQELEEDAHELVKELYNIWDTLTQARMLEAWHDAQQIREESLDLFSLGMLDLKTRAQMEQLYFSIVREINITSNRAKHAPEELRQLSTLLPDKYFCNFSLFQSLPDSWAIDQVFPIIPIHRLDEKPDRTATLQDITCDSDGKISNFASQDGFRSAYLPVHSLKKDESYYIGVFLVGAYQEILGDLHNLFGDTNVVHVSTGESGYKIDQVIDGESVAEVLEYAQYNPKKLVRTVETWVMSSVKQGKISVEEGKEFLSNYRSGLYGYTYLE; this is encoded by the coding sequence ATGAGAAGATGGCGTATTGAAGACTCAGAAGAGTTATATAATATCAACGGTTGGGGAAACGGTTATTTCTCCGTCAACGAAAAGGGTCATGTGCAGGTAACTCCACGTAAACAGGGAGGCTATAGCGTAGACCTGAGCGAGCTAATGCGTGAATTGTACCTGCGCGATGTTTCAGCTCCCGTATTGATACGGTTTCCCGAGATACTGGACAACCGTATTGAAAAGATATCTCAAAGTTTCGCCATTGCATCGAAAGAGTATGAATATAATGCCCAGAATTACATCATCTACCCTATCAAGGTAAACCAGATGCGACAGGTAGTAGAAGAGATCGTTTCCAGTGGAAAACGGTTCAATATAGGACTGGAAGCCGGATCCAAACCGGAACTCCATGCCGTGCTGGCAATCAATACCGATAATGACTCTCTTATCATATGCAACGGATATAAAGATGAAAGTTATATAGAACTGGCACTGCTGGCACAAAAGATGGGAAAGAAAGTATTCATCGTTGTTGAGAAACTGAATGAACTCGACCTGACCATCAAGATCGCTAAGCGGCTAAAGGTAAAACCCAATATTGGTATCCGTGTGAAACTGGCCAGCTCCGGCAGTGGCAAGTGGGAAGAGTCGGGTGGCGACGGCAGCAAATTCGGACTCAATTCGAGTGAACTGCTTGAAGCACTGGAGGTGCTTAAAACAAATAAGATGGAGGATTGCTTTCAGCTTATCCATTTTCACATAGGAAGCCAGATTACAAAGATACGCCGTATTAAGACCGCATTGCGCGAAGCGGCCCAGTTTTACGTCCAGCTCCATGCCATGGGATTCAAGATCCAGTATGTAGATATAGGGGGTGGATTGGGTGTCGATTACGACGGCACACGTTCCTCCTTCACCGAGAACAGCATCAATTACTCTATACAGGAGTATGTGAACGACTCGGTGTTTGCCTTCGTGGATGCAGCGAACAAAAACGAACTACCCCACCCCGACATCATTACCGAATCGGGACGTGCACTTACGGCACATCATTCGGTATTAATCTTTGAAGTACTGGAAACGGCGACCTTACCGGCATGGCCGGAGGATCAGGAATTGGAAGAGGATGCCCATGAATTGGTGAAAGAACTCTACAATATCTGGGATACGCTTACACAGGCACGGATGCTGGAAGCATGGCACGACGCACAGCAAATCAGGGAAGAGTCACTCGACCTATTCAGCCTGGGCATGCTCGATTTGAAAACCCGGGCACAGATGGAGCAACTCTACTTCTCTATCGTGCGGGAAATCAATATCACCAGCAACCGGGCTAAACATGCCCCCGAAGAACTAAGGCAACTATCTACCCTGCTACCCGACAAATATTTCTGTAACTTCTCGTTATTCCAGTCGCTCCCCGACTCCTGGGCCATCGACCAGGTATTTCCAATTATCCCTATTCACCGGCTGGATGAGAAACCCGACAGGACTGCCACATTGCAGGATATCACCTGCGACTCGGACGGGAAAATATCCAATTTTGCTTCGCAGGATGGATTCCGCTCTGCTTATCTTCCCGTCCATTCTCTTAAAAAAGATGAATCCTATTATATAGGTGTTTTTCTGGTGGGGGCTTATCAGGAAATTCTGGGCGACCTGCATAACCTGTTCGGCGATACCAATGTGGTACATGTTTCTACGGGCGAAAGCGGATATAAGATCGATCAGGTAATCGATGGCGAGTCGGTAGCAGAAGTACTGGAATATGCACAGTATAATCCCAAGAAACTGGTTCGTACCGTGGAGACCTGGGTGATGAGTTCTGTAAAACAAGGGAAGATCTCGGTAGAAGAAGGGAAAGAATTCCTCTCGAACTACCGGTCGGGATTGTACGGATACACTTATCTGGAATAA
- a CDS encoding S9 family peptidase, with translation MRHINLVIVGVITLMVVSCNPKKEEVEILKQSDFPAPPVAEVIPDTFINFGQQRVDNYYWLKDKNNPKVIDYLNAENIYTDSIMASTRTLQQTIFEEIVGRMKEDDESYPSFKDGYYYYSRTEKGKQYRTYCRRKGSMESPEEIIFDVNAMAEGKPAFIFRGYSISPDNSKAVYFYNETGSYAEFTMKVKDLASGEDVGFSMDGVASVAWANDNKTLFYSVIDQTLRSSKVYRQQLDATAGELVYEEKDARFGTYVYGSKTRQHIFIASASSTTSEERYISADRPADPFKVFLPRVQDVEYSVYPHKDKFFVRYKDKENLNGMIYEMPLTGYEDRAAWKLFVPHDKDVRIESIDILKDHVLLELRKNGLAEIQVKPVSGEGETETIAFPEPVYTASLSGNPEYDAVTFRYSYTSLNRPTTLYEYNIETKETEKLKEQEVPSGFNPDDYTVERLWATAPDGVQVPMAVVYKKGLKKDGSNPALLYSYGSYGISSDVYFSASMYSLIDRGFVYAVAQIRGGSDLGEQWYEDGKLLHKKNTFTDFIACSEKLIQDGYTSSYKLAAMGGSAGGLLMGAVANMRPDLYQTIVAQVPFIDVVNTMLDDTLPLTTGEYEEWGNPNEEEYYNYILSYSPYDNITAQDYPNILITGGINDSQVLFHEPAKYAAKLRALKTDDNILLLHMNMDSGHGGATGRYDGIKDTAFEFAFILNRVGIDK, from the coding sequence ATGAGACATATTAATTTGGTGATTGTGGGTGTTATTACACTTATGGTCGTATCGTGCAATCCTAAAAAAGAAGAAGTGGAGATTTTGAAACAATCCGATTTTCCCGCTCCTCCGGTAGCGGAAGTGATTCCCGATACGTTTATTAATTTCGGGCAACAGCGTGTCGACAACTATTATTGGTTGAAAGACAAAAACAACCCGAAGGTAATTGATTACCTCAATGCCGAGAATATCTATACAGATAGCATAATGGCCTCTACCAGAACGCTTCAGCAGACCATTTTTGAGGAGATTGTAGGTAGAATGAAAGAGGATGATGAGAGTTATCCCTCGTTTAAGGATGGTTATTACTACTATAGCCGCACTGAAAAAGGGAAACAGTATCGCACCTATTGTCGTCGTAAAGGGTCGATGGAATCCCCGGAAGAGATTATTTTCGATGTGAATGCGATGGCCGAAGGGAAACCTGCATTTATTTTCAGAGGCTATTCTATCAGTCCGGATAACAGCAAGGCGGTCTATTTCTATAATGAGACCGGTTCATATGCCGAATTCACGATGAAAGTCAAAGACCTTGCTTCAGGTGAAGATGTAGGGTTTTCAATGGATGGCGTTGCCTCGGTAGCGTGGGCTAACGACAATAAGACGCTTTTCTACAGCGTGATCGACCAGACATTACGATCTTCTAAAGTATACAGGCAACAACTGGATGCGACAGCAGGTGAGTTGGTATATGAAGAGAAGGATGCCCGTTTTGGCACTTACGTCTACGGTAGCAAGACCAGGCAGCATATTTTTATTGCCAGTGCAAGTTCTACCACATCCGAAGAGAGATATATCTCTGCCGACCGGCCTGCCGACCCGTTTAAAGTGTTCCTTCCCCGCGTACAGGATGTGGAGTATAGTGTTTATCCGCATAAGGACAAGTTTTTTGTCCGCTATAAAGACAAAGAGAATCTTAACGGTATGATCTATGAAATGCCGCTCACCGGCTATGAAGATCGTGCTGCCTGGAAACTGTTTGTGCCCCATGATAAGGATGTTCGTATAGAATCGATCGATATACTGAAAGATCATGTGTTGCTCGAGTTAAGGAAAAACGGACTGGCTGAAATTCAGGTCAAACCGGTATCAGGAGAGGGAGAAACGGAAACGATTGCTTTCCCCGAACCGGTCTATACGGCATCACTCAGCGGTAATCCCGAATATGACGCCGTCACTTTCCGGTATTCTTATACGTCGCTTAACCGCCCCACTACTTTATACGAATATAACATAGAAACAAAAGAAACGGAAAAACTGAAAGAACAGGAAGTGCCTTCGGGATTCAACCCTGATGATTATACAGTGGAACGGCTTTGGGCTACCGCTCCCGACGGAGTGCAGGTTCCGATGGCTGTCGTTTACAAGAAAGGATTGAAGAAAGATGGCAGCAATCCCGCGTTGCTCTATTCCTATGGAAGTTACGGAATAAGTTCTGATGTCTATTTCAGTGCGAGCATGTACAGCCTGATCGATCGAGGTTTTGTGTACGCCGTTGCCCAGATCCGTGGAGGAAGCGACCTGGGTGAGCAATGGTATGAAGACGGAAAACTGTTGCATAAAAAGAATACCTTTACCGATTTTATCGCCTGCAGCGAAAAACTGATACAGGATGGTTATACATCTTCCTACAAACTGGCCGCCATGGGGGGGAGTGCAGGGGGATTGCTGATGGGTGCCGTGGCGAATATGCGTCCGGACCTTTACCAGACTATCGTAGCGCAGGTACCGTTTATCGATGTAGTCAACACTATGCTCGACGATACGCTGCCACTCACCACAGGTGAATATGAAGAGTGGGGTAACCCCAATGAAGAGGAATATTACAACTATATCCTTTCTTACTCGCCCTATGATAATATCACTGCGCAGGATTATCCCAATATATTGATTACCGGCGGTATCAACGATTCGCAGGTGCTTTTCCACGAACCGGCCAAATATGCAGCTAAACTGCGCGCACTGAAGACGGATGATAATATCCTGTTGCTCCATATGAATATGGATTCAGGCCATGGAGGTGCTACGGGGCGATATGACGGTATCAAAGATACTGCCTTTGAGTTTGCCTTTATCCTGAATCGTGTCGGGATCGATAAATAG
- a CDS encoding serpin family protein, translated as MLSKINSLLLMVIITSLFWAMSCDKNGSDVRAGDLPDPIRIDLRSAERQMVRADQTFAFEFFEHLFVEESLGEDNNFMVSPLSLSMALAMTWNGAAGKTKEAMQQTLKMDGFSDDELNSYYKKLREALLKTDPSTKLSIANAIFTNQSVKIKPDFVNTNRSFYEATVEAVDFTRPETVSIINKWASDNTNGLIEKVIENTKPEDLMYLLNAIYFKGIWTSEFDKKNTSERPFTYENGTRKNVEMMKQTAKFNYTNDGNLQLVQLPYGNQAFSMMVLLPAEDKKLQDVIATTRQEGYWENLKSGLHEAEVELSLPKFKTEYSKRLNEVLAKMGMGIAFANVADFSRMSDAPAKIDFVKQDTYISTDELGTEAAVVTTIGMIMTSLPVNPEKVVFNANRPFLYLIQENSTGAILFMGAVKNFDK; from the coding sequence ATGCTATCGAAGATCAACTCATTGTTATTAATGGTAATTATTACAAGCCTGTTTTGGGCTATGTCTTGTGATAAAAACGGCAGTGATGTGCGGGCCGGAGATCTCCCCGATCCCATCCGGATAGACCTGCGCTCGGCAGAGCGGCAGATGGTACGTGCAGACCAGACTTTTGCGTTTGAATTCTTTGAACATCTGTTTGTGGAAGAATCCCTCGGCGAAGACAATAATTTTATGGTTTCGCCGCTGAGCCTGAGCATGGCCCTTGCCATGACATGGAACGGTGCTGCCGGCAAAACAAAGGAGGCTATGCAGCAAACGCTGAAAATGGATGGATTTTCCGATGATGAACTCAATAGTTACTATAAAAAACTCAGGGAGGCTTTATTAAAAACAGATCCTTCCACTAAGTTATCAATTGCCAACGCTATTTTTACCAATCAATCCGTTAAGATCAAGCCCGATTTTGTTAATACTAATCGCTCGTTCTATGAGGCGACTGTAGAAGCTGTCGATTTTACTCGTCCTGAAACCGTAAGTATTATTAATAAGTGGGCATCGGATAATACCAACGGTTTGATAGAGAAAGTGATAGAGAATACCAAACCTGAAGATCTGATGTATCTGCTTAATGCCATTTACTTTAAAGGTATATGGACTTCAGAATTTGACAAGAAGAACACTTCTGAAAGGCCGTTTACCTATGAAAATGGTACACGGAAAAATGTGGAGATGATGAAACAAACTGCAAAGTTTAATTATACCAATGATGGGAACCTCCAATTAGTACAACTTCCCTATGGTAATCAGGCTTTCAGTATGATGGTACTCCTGCCTGCAGAGGATAAAAAACTACAGGATGTGATAGCAACAACCCGTCAGGAGGGTTATTGGGAAAATTTGAAGTCGGGATTGCATGAGGCCGAGGTTGAACTCTCCTTACCTAAATTCAAAACAGAGTATAGTAAAAGGTTGAATGAGGTCCTTGCAAAAATGGGGATGGGGATCGCTTTTGCCAATGTGGCCGATTTTTCACGGATGAGTGATGCACCTGCTAAAATTGATTTCGTTAAACAGGATACCTATATCAGTACTGATGAGTTGGGTACCGAAGCGGCAGTTGTTACTACAATCGGGATGATAATGACCTCCCTTCCTGTAAATCCGGAAAAAGTGGTATTTAACGCTAATCGTCCTTTCCTTTATCTCATTCAGGAAAATTCCACTGGTGCCATTCTCTTTATGGGTGCAGTAAAAAATTTCGACAAGTAG
- a CDS encoding adenosylcobalamin-dependent ribonucleoside-diphosphate reductase translates to MKKKTYTFDEAYNASLRYFQGDELAAKVWVSKYALKDSQGDIYEKTPEDMHWRLAKEVARIEKKYTNPLSEKELFDLFDRFRYIIPQGSPMTGIGNDYQVASLSNCFVIGMDGDADSYGAIIRIDEEQVQLMKRRGGVGHDLSHIRPKGSPVKNSALTSTGLVPFMERYSNSTREVAQDGRRGALMLSVSIKHPDSEDFINAKLEQGKVTGANISVKIDDGFMEAASEGKPYVQKFPVDSDKPKYEKTIDAERLWKKIVHNAWQSAEPGVLFWDTIIRESIPDCYADLGFRTVSTNPCGEIPLCPYDSCRLLAINLYSYVVNPFKEDAYFDFELFGKHVRLAQRIMDDIVDLESEKIDMILEKIEADPESEEVKYSERNLWKKIQLKTLQGRRTGVGITAEGDMLAALGIRYGTDEGNDFSEKVHRTVALNAYASSVEMAKERGAFEIFDIEREKNNPFINRLKEADPQLYEDMVKYGRRNIALLTIAPTGTTSLMSQTTSGIEPVFLPVYTRRRKVNPNDKDVKIDFVDENGDSWEEYTVFHHKFVTWMEAKGYSTTKRYTNEEIDEMVAKSPYYKATSNDVDWLQKVKMQGRVQKWVDHSISVTINLPNDVTEELVGELYMEAWKSGCKGCTVYRDGSRAGVLISNGDKKEEKDDDCYELPAIVTSRPVELEADVIKFQNNKEKWIAFIGLHNGRPYEIFTGINDEDDGIMLPKTVTSGKIIKAYDSDGRKHYDFQFQNRRGYKVTIEGLDGKFNPEYWNYAKLISGVLRYGMPIDQVIKLVSGLELDSETINTWKNGVERALKKYLPNETEAKGQKCPVCGQETLVYQEGCLKCRNCGASKC, encoded by the coding sequence ATGAAAAAGAAGACATACACTTTCGACGAAGCCTATAACGCCTCGTTAAGGTATTTCCAGGGCGATGAACTGGCGGCCAAGGTGTGGGTAAGCAAATACGCCCTCAAAGACAGTCAGGGTGATATCTATGAAAAGACGCCCGAAGATATGCATTGGCGTTTGGCCAAAGAAGTAGCCCGGATCGAAAAGAAATATACCAATCCATTGAGCGAAAAAGAGTTGTTTGACCTTTTCGACCGTTTTCGTTATATCATTCCCCAGGGAAGTCCTATGACCGGTATCGGAAATGATTACCAGGTGGCCTCGTTATCAAATTGCTTTGTGATAGGGATGGATGGCGATGCCGATTCCTATGGCGCCATTATCCGTATCGACGAGGAGCAGGTACAATTAATGAAACGCCGCGGCGGGGTAGGGCACGACCTCTCTCATATCCGGCCGAAAGGATCGCCCGTAAAGAATTCGGCACTCACTTCCACTGGCTTGGTTCCTTTTATGGAACGCTACTCCAATTCCACGCGTGAAGTGGCACAGGACGGTCGTAGAGGTGCTCTGATGTTGAGCGTATCTATCAAGCATCCCGACTCGGAAGATTTTATCAATGCCAAGTTGGAGCAGGGTAAAGTAACCGGAGCCAATATCTCGGTAAAAATCGATGATGGATTTATGGAAGCTGCATCAGAAGGAAAACCCTATGTACAGAAGTTTCCTGTCGATTCCGACAAACCGAAATATGAAAAAACGATTGATGCCGAGAGGTTATGGAAAAAGATCGTGCACAATGCCTGGCAATCGGCTGAACCTGGTGTGCTGTTCTGGGATACCATCATCCGCGAGTCGATCCCCGACTGTTATGCCGACCTGGGTTTCAGAACCGTATCGACCAATCCGTGCGGTGAAATCCCTTTGTGTCCTTACGATAGTTGCCGCCTGTTGGCTATTAACCTTTATTCCTATGTGGTGAATCCCTTTAAGGAGGATGCTTATTTCGATTTCGAACTGTTTGGCAAACATGTACGGTTGGCGCAGCGTATCATGGACGATATCGTGGATCTGGAATCGGAAAAGATCGATATGATCCTCGAAAAAATAGAAGCCGACCCCGAATCGGAAGAAGTAAAATATTCCGAGCGTAATCTCTGGAAGAAGATCCAACTTAAAACCCTGCAAGGGCGTCGTACCGGTGTAGGTATCACTGCAGAGGGAGATATGCTCGCTGCATTGGGTATTCGTTATGGAACTGACGAGGGTAATGATTTCTCGGAAAAAGTACACCGTACAGTGGCACTCAATGCCTATGCCTCATCTGTGGAGATGGCAAAAGAGCGGGGTGCATTCGAAATATTCGATATAGAAAGAGAGAAAAACAATCCCTTTATCAATCGCCTGAAAGAGGCTGATCCTCAGCTGTATGAGGATATGGTGAAATACGGAAGGCGTAATATAGCCCTCCTTACCATCGCCCCTACAGGAACAACCAGTCTTATGTCGCAGACCACTTCGGGTATCGAGCCGGTCTTTTTGCCTGTTTATACCCGTCGTCGTAAGGTAAACCCCAATGACAAGGATGTGAAGATCGACTTCGTGGATGAGAACGGCGATTCATGGGAAGAATACACGGTGTTCCATCATAAATTCGTGACCTGGATGGAAGCCAAGGGCTATTCTACTACCAAACGCTACACCAACGAAGAAATCGATGAGATGGTGGCAAAATCACCCTACTATAAAGCTACCTCCAACGATGTGGACTGGCTGCAAAAGGTAAAGATGCAGGGAAGAGTGCAGAAATGGGTAGACCACTCAATTAGCGTGACTATCAACCTGCCGAATGATGTGACCGAGGAGCTGGTGGGCGAATTATACATGGAAGCGTGGAAGAGCGGTTGTAAAGGTTGTACGGTCTATCGCGACGGATCGCGGGCCGGTGTGCTTATCTCCAACGGTGACAAAAAAGAAGAAAAAGACGATGACTGTTACGAATTGCCGGCAATTGTCACCTCCCGTCCTGTTGAGTTGGAAGCCGATGTGATCAAGTTCCAGAATAATAAGGAGAAGTGGATCGCTTTCATCGGATTACATAATGGCAGGCCGTATGAGATCTTCACTGGGATCAATGATGAGGATGATGGTATTATGTTGCCTAAGACGGTTACTTCCGGGAAGATTATCAAGGCATATGACAGCGACGGCCGGAAGCATTATGATTTCCAGTTCCAGAACAGGCGTGGTTACAAGGTGACCATCGAAGGGCTGGATGGAAAGTTCAATCCTGAGTATTGGAACTATGCAAAGCTGATTTCCGGGGTATTACGTTACGGTATGCCGATTGATCAGGTGATCAAACTGGTATCGGGGCTGGAACTCGACAGCGAGACTATCAACACCTGGAAGAACGGTGTGGAGCGCGCACTGAAGAAATACCTTCCCAACGAAACCGAAGCCAAAGGACAGAAGTGTCCCGTCTGCGGCCAGGAGACGTTGGTCTATCAGGAAGGATGCCTCAAATGTCGTAACTGCGGTGCATCCAAGTGCTAG
- a CDS encoding cation diffusion facilitator family transporter, which yields MHAHQHHHHDHHYGHTEVKNIRAAFFLNLSFTIIELVGGLITNSVAILSDAVHDLGDSFSLGLSWYFQKVAKRPRTKEYTYGYKRFSLLGAVINSVILLVGSILILTHAIPRLFNPQHPDVKGMLLLAVLGVIINGMAVLRLRKGSSINERVVSLHLLEDVLGWLAVLIGAGIMYFVDAPFIDPLLSILISLYILYNVYRNIRQSLRIILQGSPSQLDMEEVKRSLLEIGEVQDVHDLHAWSVDGEYNVMTVHVVLRSALPMEEQHRLKLEIRDKLLSMGVQHCTIEFEVADEECVYSR from the coding sequence ATGCATGCACATCAGCACCACCATCACGATCATCACTACGGACACACGGAGGTAAAGAATATCAGGGCTGCTTTTTTTCTGAATCTTTCTTTCACCATCATTGAGTTAGTCGGTGGTTTGATAACCAATAGTGTGGCAATCCTTTCGGATGCAGTCCATGATCTGGGCGATAGTTTTTCGCTCGGGCTGTCATGGTATTTCCAAAAAGTGGCAAAGAGACCCCGAACCAAGGAATACACCTATGGCTACAAACGTTTTTCGTTATTAGGTGCCGTGATCAATTCGGTGATACTGCTGGTGGGAAGTATCCTGATCCTGACGCATGCTATTCCCCGTCTGTTTAATCCTCAACATCCCGATGTGAAAGGGATGTTGTTACTTGCCGTTCTGGGAGTGATCATTAACGGGATGGCTGTCCTTCGGCTGAGGAAAGGAAGCTCAATCAACGAAAGGGTGGTGTCTCTACATCTCCTGGAAGATGTGCTGGGGTGGCTGGCGGTGTTGATAGGTGCAGGAATCATGTATTTTGTCGACGCGCCATTTATCGATCCTCTCCTTTCCATTCTCATTTCTCTCTATATCCTTTATAATGTGTATAGAAATATCCGTCAAAGCTTGCGTATTATTTTGCAGGGAAGTCCTTCGCAGCTTGATATGGAAGAAGTGAAACGATCGCTACTGGAAATCGGAGAAGTGCAAGATGTACACGATCTCCATGCATGGTCGGTAGACGGCGAATATAACGTAATGACCGTTCACGTGGTACTTCGTAGCGCTCTTCCGATGGAGGAACAACACCGACTAAAATTGGAGATCCGGGACAAACTGTTGTCAATGGGGGTACAGCACTGTACCATTGAGTTTGAAGTGGCGGACGAGGAATGCGTTTATTCCAGATAA